From Microlunatus capsulatus, a single genomic window includes:
- a CDS encoding HAD family hydrolase translates to MSTTTPAAPAAVLWDFDGTLADTEPLWIEAEFELIATLGGTWSEEQADELVGNSLIDSAIYILNAIDRRDVDPAWVVDQLLGRVVGFLAERPMPWRPGALELLTALGRAGVPCGLVSASYRVLLDAALSQLPAGTFAVSVAGDEVTQGKPHPEPYEKACEALGVDARRCVVIEDSVTGARSGNAAGCLVVGVPNRVEIPAAPRRRVVASLTELDAAGVAELLEHADDPD, encoded by the coding sequence ATGAGCACCACGACCCCCGCCGCCCCGGCCGCCGTCCTCTGGGACTTCGACGGCACCCTCGCCGACACCGAGCCCCTGTGGATCGAGGCGGAGTTCGAGCTGATCGCCACCCTCGGCGGCACCTGGTCGGAGGAGCAGGCCGACGAGCTGGTCGGCAACTCGCTCATCGACTCCGCGATCTACATCCTCAACGCCATCGACCGGCGCGACGTCGACCCCGCCTGGGTGGTCGACCAGCTGCTGGGCCGCGTCGTCGGCTTCCTCGCCGAGCGCCCGATGCCCTGGCGGCCGGGCGCCCTCGAGCTGCTGACGGCCCTGGGCCGGGCCGGCGTGCCCTGCGGGCTCGTCTCGGCCTCCTACCGGGTGCTGCTCGACGCCGCCCTGTCCCAGCTGCCGGCCGGCACCTTCGCCGTCTCGGTGGCTGGTGACGAGGTCACCCAGGGCAAGCCCCACCCCGAGCCCTACGAGAAGGCCTGCGAGGCGCTCGGCGTCGACGCCCGCCGCTGCGTGGTCATCGAGGACTCCGTCACCGGCGCCCGCTCCGGCAACGCCGCCGGCTGCCTCGTCGTCGGGGTCCCGAACCGCGTCGAGATCCCCGCGGCCCCGCGCCGCCGCGTCGTCGCCTCCCTGACCGAGCTGGACGCCGCCGGCGTCGCCGAGCTCCTGGAGCATGCCGATGACCCGGACTGA
- a CDS encoding ABC transporter substrate-binding protein, producing MTRTERTRVLAGAAAAVLLAGCSLTGGGTDPAPSDSPAPRPFTVMSTDRVRVTDPAAMTDASSAMLALNVFQRLMTAAPGESVLKPDAARDCIFTAATTYTCTLNEDEAFHNGHPLTSSDVKFSIERAARLNVAGSSAPLLSSLRRIETPDPLTVRFLLSRVDTQFGWALASPAASIVDEEVYDADEIRSREDPVVGSGPFSVTSLTEDEIGLQRYPDYQGRNPTSLDALVYRSVDDSATIEDAMAKNTVDVVWRGLDEAAVTRLSQQAVNADATTATGFRQQVLTGTRVLQLEWSPDSRSRGTKALRTAIALALQGDRTSDSVVPGGVPGHVATFPLGGTTNPRVTWDNRINLTLGYDSTQPNGRDIATQIRSRLEDTGGLSVQLRADEPGDLTLVDRKAWTATPLAWLQPYVEAPLPASADAVATAESGYRATTTDDAANQLLATLQEQAAADLVVLPVSQSDEYVYVGPGTDMSETSYGPGWQLGLFGISRG from the coding sequence ATGACCCGGACTGAGCGCACCCGGGTGCTGGCCGGCGCGGCCGCGGCCGTGCTGCTGGCCGGCTGCAGCCTGACCGGGGGAGGGACGGACCCCGCGCCGTCGGACAGCCCGGCACCGCGGCCCTTCACGGTGATGAGCACCGACCGCGTGCGGGTCACCGACCCGGCGGCGATGACCGACGCCTCCTCGGCGATGCTGGCCCTCAACGTCTTCCAGCGGCTGATGACGGCGGCGCCCGGGGAGTCGGTGCTCAAGCCCGACGCGGCCCGCGACTGCATCTTCACCGCGGCCACCACCTACACCTGCACGCTCAACGAGGACGAGGCCTTCCACAACGGCCACCCGCTGACCTCCAGCGACGTGAAGTTCAGCATCGAGCGGGCGGCCCGGCTGAACGTGGCCGGCTCGTCGGCCCCGCTGCTGTCCTCGCTCCGCCGGATCGAGACGCCGGACCCGCTGACCGTCCGCTTCCTACTCAGCCGCGTCGACACCCAGTTCGGCTGGGCGCTCGCGAGCCCGGCCGCCTCGATCGTCGACGAGGAGGTCTACGACGCCGACGAGATCCGGAGCCGGGAGGACCCGGTCGTCGGGTCGGGGCCGTTCAGCGTCACCAGCCTGACCGAGGACGAGATCGGGCTGCAGCGCTACCCGGACTACCAGGGCCGCAACCCCACCTCCCTCGACGCCCTCGTCTACCGCAGCGTGGACGACTCCGCGACCATCGAGGACGCGATGGCCAAGAACACCGTCGACGTCGTCTGGCGCGGGCTCGACGAGGCCGCCGTGACCCGGCTCAGCCAGCAGGCCGTCAACGCCGACGCGACGACCGCCACCGGCTTCCGCCAGCAGGTGCTGACCGGCACCCGGGTGCTGCAGCTGGAGTGGTCGCCGGACTCCCGCAGCCGCGGCACCAAGGCCCTGCGGACGGCCATCGCGCTGGCCCTGCAGGGTGACCGGACCTCGGACTCCGTCGTCCCCGGCGGCGTCCCCGGCCACGTCGCCACCTTCCCCCTCGGGGGCACGACCAACCCGCGGGTGACCTGGGACAACCGGATCAACCTCACCCTCGGCTACGACTCCACCCAACCGAACGGACGCGACATCGCCACCCAGATCCGCAGCCGCCTCGAGGACACCGGCGGCCTGAGCGTCCAGCTCCGCGCCGACGAGCCGGGCGACCTCACCCTCGTCGACCGCAAGGCCTGGACGGCCACGCCGCTGGCGTGGCTGCAGCCCTACGTCGAGGCCCCGCTGCCCGCCTCCGCCGACGCCGTCGCCACGGCCGAGTCCGGCTACCGGGCCACGACCACCGACGACGCCGCGAACCAGCTGCTGGCCACCCTGCAGGAGCAGGCCGCCGCCGACCTCGTCGTGCTGCCCGTGAGCCAGTCCGACGAGTACGTCTACGTCGGCCCCGGCACCGACATGAGCGAGACCTCCTACGGCCCGGGCTGGCAGCTCGGCCTCTTCGGGATCTCCCGTGGGTGA
- a CDS encoding DUF559 domain-containing protein encodes MRAREVEISRLLDQGGGAVRRADHPALAGSLDRLLRDGRLTALLPGVYGDAARCADLGVRLAALRAWRPDAVVSGRAAAQLLFWPELRVGAVEAAAPGLRGQRAGFVLRNRRVDPDEVVERHGLRCTSPALTALDLCDEEGGAAVDAVLRSRQARLADLHRVLAAHPDRRGNQRRRALLRDSRDEPWSEAERIAHALLRRAGIGGWSANRPVVVHGTRYYVDIAFDRERLVLEIDGWEFHGSRAAFEQDRARQNDLVLAGWRVLRFTWAMLTEDPDAVVVAVLAALR; translated from the coding sequence GTGCGCGCGCGTGAGGTGGAGATCAGCCGGCTGCTGGATCAGGGCGGCGGGGCGGTCCGGCGGGCCGACCACCCGGCCCTGGCCGGCAGCCTCGACCGGCTGCTGCGGGACGGCCGCCTGACGGCGCTGCTACCCGGGGTCTACGGCGACGCCGCCCGGTGCGCCGACCTCGGCGTGCGGCTGGCCGCCCTCCGGGCCTGGCGCCCGGACGCGGTCGTCAGCGGCCGGGCCGCGGCGCAGCTCCTCTTCTGGCCGGAGCTGCGGGTGGGGGCGGTGGAGGCGGCGGCTCCCGGTCTGCGCGGGCAGCGGGCCGGCTTCGTGCTGCGCAACCGGCGGGTCGACCCGGACGAGGTGGTCGAGCGGCACGGGCTCCGCTGCACGTCCCCGGCCCTGACCGCCCTCGACCTCTGCGACGAGGAGGGAGGTGCAGCGGTCGACGCCGTGCTCCGCAGCCGGCAGGCCCGCCTGGCCGACCTGCACCGGGTCCTCGCCGCCCACCCGGACCGCCGCGGGAACCAGCGGCGCCGGGCCCTGCTGCGGGACTCGCGGGACGAGCCGTGGTCCGAGGCGGAGCGGATCGCCCACGCGCTGCTGCGGAGGGCGGGCATCGGCGGCTGGTCGGCCAACCGGCCCGTCGTCGTCCACGGGACCCGCTACTACGTCGACATCGCCTTCGACCGCGAGCGGCTGGTCCTGGAGATCGACGGCTGGGAGTTCCACGGCAGCCGGGCGGCCTTCGAGCAGGACCGGGCCCGGCAGAACGACCTCGTCCTGGCCGGCTGGCGCGTCCTCCGCTTCACCTGGGCGATGCTGACGGAGGACCCGGACGCCGTCGTCGTGGCCGTCCTCGCCGCCTTGCGCTGA
- a CDS encoding tRNA (adenine-N1)-methyltransferase, whose amino-acid sequence MGEPSTEHPAVLSGVRLGELRAGERITLTDNKNRRHSVLLAEGGRFHTTKGAVEHDELIGQPEGTVVTSVGGTAYLALRPLLNEYTVTMPRGAQVIYPKDAAQIAMTADIFPGARVVEAGAGSGALTCTLLRAVGPTGRVRSYERREDFAAQARKNVEAFFGGPHPSWDLRVGDLVENLGDQPVDRVVLDMLAPWECVDALAEVLVPGGVLCAYVATTTQLARTVETLRVRGGFTEPEAGETLIRAWHAEGLAVRPRHDMVGHTGFLVTARRLAPGVNAPPRKRRPAPGAYGEDYTGPR is encoded by the coding sequence GTGGGTGAGCCGAGCACGGAGCACCCGGCCGTGCTGTCGGGTGTGCGCCTCGGGGAGCTCCGGGCCGGCGAGCGGATCACCCTGACCGACAACAAGAACCGGCGGCACTCGGTGCTGCTCGCCGAGGGCGGGCGCTTCCACACCACCAAGGGCGCCGTCGAGCACGACGAGCTCATCGGGCAGCCGGAGGGCACCGTCGTCACCTCGGTCGGCGGCACCGCCTACCTGGCCCTGCGGCCGCTGCTCAACGAGTACACGGTGACGATGCCGCGCGGCGCCCAGGTGATCTACCCCAAGGACGCCGCCCAGATCGCCATGACCGCCGACATCTTCCCGGGCGCCCGGGTGGTCGAGGCGGGCGCCGGCTCGGGAGCCCTCACCTGCACGCTGCTGCGGGCCGTCGGACCGACGGGCCGGGTGCGCTCCTACGAGCGCCGCGAGGACTTCGCCGCCCAGGCCCGCAAGAACGTCGAGGCCTTCTTCGGCGGTCCGCACCCCTCCTGGGACCTCCGGGTCGGCGACCTCGTCGAGAACCTCGGCGACCAGCCGGTCGACCGGGTGGTCCTCGACATGCTCGCGCCCTGGGAGTGCGTCGACGCGCTGGCCGAGGTCCTGGTACCCGGCGGCGTGCTCTGCGCCTACGTCGCCACCACCACCCAGCTGGCCCGCACCGTCGAGACGCTGCGGGTGCGCGGCGGCTTCACCGAGCCCGAGGCGGGGGAGACCCTCATCCGGGCCTGGCACGCCGAGGGCCTGGCCGTGCGGCCCCGCCACGACATGGTCGGCCACACCGGGTTCCTGGTCACCGCGCGGCGGCTGGCGCCCGGCGTCAACGCCCCGCCGCGCAAGCGCCGCCCGGCGCCCGGCGCGTATGGCGAGGACTACACCGGGCCCCGCTGA
- the arc gene encoding proteasome ATPase, translating to MTGPVHDRPEERGALVAQISALSEELTRLRERLASHPHDIAVLERRLADARQDARTTASNNERLASTLREARDQIVALKTEVDRLAQPPASFGIFLADTGENTADIYTSGRKMRVSVSPDVDLAAVTPGREVMINEAMNVVAALDFDEVGEVVLLKEVMDGGDRALVVGHGDEESVVRLAQRLRDEKLRSGDSLLIDRRVHFAYERVPKMDVEELVLEEVPDIDYSVIGGLGGQIEAIRDAVELPYLHKELFAEHELKAPKGILLYGPPGCGKTLIAKAVANSLAKKVTERTGQEGRSFFLNIKGPELLNKYVGETERHIRLVFQRARDKASDGMPVIVFFDEMDSLFRTRGTGVSSDVENTIVPQLLSEIDGVEGLDNVIIIGASNREDMIDPAILRPGRLDVKIKIERPDVEAAREIFSKYLTPTLPLHAEDLAEFGGDRAATVAGMIDRTVARMYEESEENQFLEVTYAGGDKEVLYFKDFNSGAMIQNIVDRAKKMAIKDLLDAGVRGLRIGHLLQACLDEFAENEDLPNTTNPDDWAKISGKKGERIVFIRTLISSNKGTQPGRSIDTVSNTGQYL from the coding sequence ATGACCGGACCCGTCCATGATCGTCCCGAAGAGCGTGGAGCTCTCGTCGCCCAGATCAGTGCGCTCAGCGAGGAGCTCACCCGGTTGCGCGAGCGGCTCGCGTCCCACCCCCACGACATCGCCGTGCTGGAGCGCCGGCTCGCCGACGCCCGGCAGGACGCCCGCACCACGGCGTCCAACAACGAGCGGCTGGCGTCGACCCTGCGGGAGGCGCGCGACCAGATCGTCGCGCTGAAGACCGAGGTGGACCGGCTGGCGCAGCCGCCGGCGAGCTTCGGCATCTTCCTGGCCGACACCGGGGAGAACACCGCCGACATCTACACCTCCGGGCGCAAGATGCGCGTCAGCGTCAGCCCCGACGTCGACCTGGCGGCGGTCACGCCCGGTCGCGAGGTGATGATCAACGAGGCCATGAACGTGGTCGCCGCGCTGGACTTCGACGAGGTCGGCGAGGTCGTCCTCCTCAAGGAGGTCATGGACGGCGGCGACCGCGCCCTGGTCGTCGGGCACGGCGACGAGGAGAGCGTCGTCCGGCTGGCCCAGCGCCTCCGCGACGAGAAGCTCCGCTCCGGTGACTCGCTGCTCATCGACCGCCGCGTGCACTTCGCCTACGAGCGCGTCCCCAAGATGGACGTCGAGGAGCTGGTGCTGGAGGAGGTGCCGGACATCGACTACTCGGTGATCGGCGGCCTCGGCGGCCAGATCGAGGCCATCCGCGACGCGGTCGAGCTGCCCTACCTGCACAAGGAGCTGTTCGCCGAGCACGAGCTGAAGGCGCCCAAGGGCATCCTGCTCTACGGCCCGCCCGGCTGCGGCAAGACCCTGATCGCCAAGGCCGTCGCCAACTCGCTGGCCAAGAAGGTCACCGAGCGGACCGGCCAGGAGGGGCGCAGCTTCTTCCTCAACATCAAGGGCCCGGAGCTGCTCAACAAGTACGTCGGCGAGACCGAGCGGCACATCCGCCTGGTCTTCCAGCGGGCCCGCGACAAGGCGTCCGACGGCATGCCGGTGATCGTCTTCTTCGACGAGATGGACTCGCTGTTCCGCACCCGCGGCACCGGGGTCTCCTCCGACGTGGAGAACACGATCGTCCCGCAGCTGCTGAGCGAGATCGACGGCGTCGAGGGCCTGGACAACGTGATCATCATCGGCGCGTCCAACCGCGAGGACATGATCGACCCGGCGATCCTGCGGCCGGGCCGGCTGGACGTCAAGATCAAGATCGAGCGGCCCGACGTCGAGGCCGCCCGCGAGATCTTCAGCAAGTACCTGACGCCGACGCTGCCGCTGCACGCCGAGGACCTCGCCGAGTTCGGGGGGGACCGGGCCGCGACGGTGGCCGGGATGATCGACCGGACCGTCGCCCGGATGTACGAGGAGTCCGAGGAGAACCAGTTCCTCGAGGTCACCTACGCCGGCGGCGACAAGGAGGTCCTGTACTTCAAGGACTTCAACTCCGGCGCGATGATCCAGAACATCGTCGACCGGGCCAAGAAGATGGCGATCAAGGACCTGCTCGACGCGGGCGTCCGCGGTCTGCGGATCGGCCACCTGCTGCAGGCCTGCCTCGACGAGTTCGCCGAGAACGAGGACCTGCCGAACACGACGAACCCCGACGACTGGGCGAAGATCTCGGGCAAGAAGGGGGAGCGGATCGTCTTCATCCGCACCCTCATCTCCTCGAACAAGGGCACCCAGCCGGGCCGCTCGATCGACACGGTGTCCAACACGGGGCAGTACTTGTAG